In the Parus major isolate Abel chromosome 4A, Parus_major1.1, whole genome shotgun sequence genome, one interval contains:
- the LOC107203882 gene encoding sestrin-3-like isoform X2: MIVCPQSVEHPRGSRCQRLPGQVVKMSSSDPECPQFLFVKVLASRGRLEAVTQQMGYHPQYLDSFLKTQHYLMHMDGPLPFDCRHYIAIMAAARHQCRYLVNLHVLQFLRAGGDPQWLRGLEFIPPKLRNLNEINKILAHRPWLITKEHIEKLLKISEWSWSLAELVHAVVLLAHCHALASFVFGCGCEQDEGLGGRGLLKPLSLGNQCFCEATAGNSYSQELLRMNRKRSLDSCMELDSLRECMQRIHVETEGRDEMRLLQQDREEDADGEVTSATNLACYMQDPDFGYQDFARRDEDQTQVFRVQDYSWEDHGFSLVNRLYSDIGHLLDEKFRMVDGLQSSAMAKRQGCEPSVFKRGIWNYIHCMFGIRYDDYDYAEVNQLLERMLKVYIKTVTCYPEKTNSEMFDRFWKQFKHSEKVHVNLLILEARMQAELLYALQAITQYMIS, from the exons ATGATCGTGTGTCCCCAGAGCGTGGAGCACCCCCGAGGAAGCCGATGCCAGCGGCTGCCGGGGCAG GTAGTGAAGATGTCCAGCAGCGACCCCGAGTGCCCCCAGTTCCTCTTTGTGAAGGTGCTGGCAAGCCGAGGGCGGCTGGAGGCAGTGACCCAGCAGATGGGCTACCACCCACAGTACCTTGACAGCTTCCTCAAGACACAGCACTACCTGATGCACATGGATGGCCCCCTGCCCTTTGACTGCCGGCACTACATCGCCATCATG GCAGCGGCCCGGCACCAATGCCGGTACCTGGTGAACCTGCACGTGCTGCAGTTCCTGCGGGCAGGGGGTGACCCCCAGTGGCTGCGCGGCCTCGAATTCATCCCCCCCAAACTCCGCAACCTCAATGAGATCAACAAGATCCTGGCACACCGGCCATGGCTCATCACCAAGGAGCACATTGAG aagctgctgaagaTCAGTGAGTGGAGCTGGtcactggcagagctggtgcaCGCCGTCGTCCTCCTGGCACACTGCCACGCACTTGCCAGCTTTGTCTTCGGCTGTGGCTGTGAGCAGGACGAGGGGCTGGGGGGCCGAGGCTTGCTGAAGCCATTGTCACTCGGGAACCAGTGCTTCTGCGAGGCCACTGCCGGCAACAGCTACAGCCAGGAGTTGCTGCGTATGAACCGCAAGCGG TCCCTGGACTCCTGCATGGAGCTGGATTCCCTCCGGGAATGCATGCAGAGGATCCATGTGGAGACTGAGGGCAGGGACGAgatgaggctgctgcagcaggaccgAGAGGAAG ATGCTGATGGAGAAGTCACCAGTGCCACCAACCTTGCCTGCTATATGCAGGACCCTGACTTTGGATACCAGGACTTTGCCCGACGCGACGAGGATCAGACGCAGGTATTCAGAGTCCAG GATTACTCCTGGGAAGACCATGGCTTCTCACTGGTTAACCGGCTCTACTCTGACATTGGGCATCTCCTGGATGAGAAGTTTAGGATGGTGGATGGTCTGCAAAGCAGTGCCATGGCCAAGCGGCAGGGCTGTGAACCCTCTGTTTTCAAGCGTGGCATCTGGAACTACATCCACTGCATGTTTGGCATTAG GTACGATGATTATGACTATGCAGAAGTGAATCAGCTCCTGGAGCGAATGCTCAAAGTTTACATTAAAACTGTCACCTGCTACCCAGAGAAGACAAACTCAGAAATGTTTGACAGGTTCTGGAAGCAGTTCAAGCACAGTGAAAAG GTCCACGTGAACCTGCTCATCCTGGAAGCCCggatgcaggcagagctgctgtacGCGTTGCAGGCCATCACCCAGTACATGATCTCCTAG
- the LOC107203882 gene encoding sestrin-3-like isoform X1, with protein MIVCPQSVEHPRGSRCQRLPGQVVKMSSSDPECPQFLFVKVLASRGRLEAVTQQMGYHPQYLDSFLKTQHYLMHMDGPLPFDCRHYIAIMAAARHQCRYLVNLHVLQFLRAGGDPQWLRGLEFIPPKLRNLNEINKILAHRPWLITKEHIEKLLKISEWSWSLAELVHAVVLLAHCHALASFVFGCGCEQDEGLGGRGLLKPLSLGNQCFCEATAGNSYSQELLRMNRKRSLDSCMELDSLRECMQRIHVETEGRDEMRLLQQDREEGLSPLADADGEVTSATNLACYMQDPDFGYQDFARRDEDQTQVFRVQDYSWEDHGFSLVNRLYSDIGHLLDEKFRMVDGLQSSAMAKRQGCEPSVFKRGIWNYIHCMFGIRYDDYDYAEVNQLLERMLKVYIKTVTCYPEKTNSEMFDRFWKQFKHSEKVHVNLLILEARMQAELLYALQAITQYMIS; from the exons ATGATCGTGTGTCCCCAGAGCGTGGAGCACCCCCGAGGAAGCCGATGCCAGCGGCTGCCGGGGCAG GTAGTGAAGATGTCCAGCAGCGACCCCGAGTGCCCCCAGTTCCTCTTTGTGAAGGTGCTGGCAAGCCGAGGGCGGCTGGAGGCAGTGACCCAGCAGATGGGCTACCACCCACAGTACCTTGACAGCTTCCTCAAGACACAGCACTACCTGATGCACATGGATGGCCCCCTGCCCTTTGACTGCCGGCACTACATCGCCATCATG GCAGCGGCCCGGCACCAATGCCGGTACCTGGTGAACCTGCACGTGCTGCAGTTCCTGCGGGCAGGGGGTGACCCCCAGTGGCTGCGCGGCCTCGAATTCATCCCCCCCAAACTCCGCAACCTCAATGAGATCAACAAGATCCTGGCACACCGGCCATGGCTCATCACCAAGGAGCACATTGAG aagctgctgaagaTCAGTGAGTGGAGCTGGtcactggcagagctggtgcaCGCCGTCGTCCTCCTGGCACACTGCCACGCACTTGCCAGCTTTGTCTTCGGCTGTGGCTGTGAGCAGGACGAGGGGCTGGGGGGCCGAGGCTTGCTGAAGCCATTGTCACTCGGGAACCAGTGCTTCTGCGAGGCCACTGCCGGCAACAGCTACAGCCAGGAGTTGCTGCGTATGAACCGCAAGCGG TCCCTGGACTCCTGCATGGAGCTGGATTCCCTCCGGGAATGCATGCAGAGGATCCATGTGGAGACTGAGGGCAGGGACGAgatgaggctgctgcagcaggaccgAGAGGAAG GGCTCTCCCCTCTTGCAGATGCTGATGGAGAAGTCACCAGTGCCACCAACCTTGCCTGCTATATGCAGGACCCTGACTTTGGATACCAGGACTTTGCCCGACGCGACGAGGATCAGACGCAGGTATTCAGAGTCCAG GATTACTCCTGGGAAGACCATGGCTTCTCACTGGTTAACCGGCTCTACTCTGACATTGGGCATCTCCTGGATGAGAAGTTTAGGATGGTGGATGGTCTGCAAAGCAGTGCCATGGCCAAGCGGCAGGGCTGTGAACCCTCTGTTTTCAAGCGTGGCATCTGGAACTACATCCACTGCATGTTTGGCATTAG GTACGATGATTATGACTATGCAGAAGTGAATCAGCTCCTGGAGCGAATGCTCAAAGTTTACATTAAAACTGTCACCTGCTACCCAGAGAAGACAAACTCAGAAATGTTTGACAGGTTCTGGAAGCAGTTCAAGCACAGTGAAAAG GTCCACGTGAACCTGCTCATCCTGGAAGCCCggatgcaggcagagctgctgtacGCGTTGCAGGCCATCACCCAGTACATGATCTCCTAG
- the LOC107203882 gene encoding sestrin-3-like isoform X3, with product MAPCPLTAGTTSPSWGQNHGVLEAEQEVGVGCLSCWGLCTNANVPLLQAAARHQCRYLVNLHVLQFLRAGGDPQWLRGLEFIPPKLRNLNEINKILAHRPWLITKEHIEKLLKISEWSWSLAELVHAVVLLAHCHALASFVFGCGCEQDEGLGGRGLLKPLSLGNQCFCEATAGNSYSQELLRMNRKRSLDSCMELDSLRECMQRIHVETEGRDEMRLLQQDREEGLSPLADADGEVTSATNLACYMQDPDFGYQDFARRDEDQTQVFRVQDYSWEDHGFSLVNRLYSDIGHLLDEKFRMVDGLQSSAMAKRQGCEPSVFKRGIWNYIHCMFGIRYDDYDYAEVNQLLERMLKVYIKTVTCYPEKTNSEMFDRFWKQFKHSEKVHVNLLILEARMQAELLYALQAITQYMIS from the exons ATGGCCCCCTGCCCTTTGACTGCCGGCACTACATCGCCATCATG GGGCCAGAATCACGGTGTCCTGGAAGCTGAGCAAGAGGTGGGTGTGGGATGCCTGtcctgctgggggctgtgcacAAATGCCAATGTGCCGCTCTTGCAGGCAGCGGCCCGGCACCAATGCCGGTACCTGGTGAACCTGCACGTGCTGCAGTTCCTGCGGGCAGGGGGTGACCCCCAGTGGCTGCGCGGCCTCGAATTCATCCCCCCCAAACTCCGCAACCTCAATGAGATCAACAAGATCCTGGCACACCGGCCATGGCTCATCACCAAGGAGCACATTGAG aagctgctgaagaTCAGTGAGTGGAGCTGGtcactggcagagctggtgcaCGCCGTCGTCCTCCTGGCACACTGCCACGCACTTGCCAGCTTTGTCTTCGGCTGTGGCTGTGAGCAGGACGAGGGGCTGGGGGGCCGAGGCTTGCTGAAGCCATTGTCACTCGGGAACCAGTGCTTCTGCGAGGCCACTGCCGGCAACAGCTACAGCCAGGAGTTGCTGCGTATGAACCGCAAGCGG TCCCTGGACTCCTGCATGGAGCTGGATTCCCTCCGGGAATGCATGCAGAGGATCCATGTGGAGACTGAGGGCAGGGACGAgatgaggctgctgcagcaggaccgAGAGGAAG GGCTCTCCCCTCTTGCAGATGCTGATGGAGAAGTCACCAGTGCCACCAACCTTGCCTGCTATATGCAGGACCCTGACTTTGGATACCAGGACTTTGCCCGACGCGACGAGGATCAGACGCAGGTATTCAGAGTCCAG GATTACTCCTGGGAAGACCATGGCTTCTCACTGGTTAACCGGCTCTACTCTGACATTGGGCATCTCCTGGATGAGAAGTTTAGGATGGTGGATGGTCTGCAAAGCAGTGCCATGGCCAAGCGGCAGGGCTGTGAACCCTCTGTTTTCAAGCGTGGCATCTGGAACTACATCCACTGCATGTTTGGCATTAG GTACGATGATTATGACTATGCAGAAGTGAATCAGCTCCTGGAGCGAATGCTCAAAGTTTACATTAAAACTGTCACCTGCTACCCAGAGAAGACAAACTCAGAAATGTTTGACAGGTTCTGGAAGCAGTTCAAGCACAGTGAAAAG GTCCACGTGAACCTGCTCATCCTGGAAGCCCggatgcaggcagagctgctgtacGCGTTGCAGGCCATCACCCAGTACATGATCTCCTAG
- the IL2RG gene encoding cytokine receptor common subunit gamma isoform X1 encodes MSAAPMAAPGTFLVPVLLLLLLCGPGPYPAAVHSHPGVECVLFNEEYMTCMWGSREMPSVNYSLFYWYKNTSDKEVECKHYLQDQGVRVGCHFKQNELIQFQPFHVLINASIGGKTLEIPSKRMLLQDLVKPAAPVNLTIHNMSNNQLQLTWDSPYPKGKCLEHAVKYKSNKDTSWTELLVNGDVFSLPSVDYEKSYTFYVRSKINEYCGSTQFWSEWSVPVIWGSNSTSKGTVEEQLHWFGIRTVLVPIASCLLLLVLVILLVRTERVWVILMPRIPNPSKNFDELFITHNGNFQEWAGVPKDVMESFKTNYSENICYVTELPPKESHENLWDSSNHTPPPMPGPPATPSEHSPYQNSYGRV; translated from the exons ATGTCAGCAGCCCCCATGGCGGCTCCTGGCACCTTCCTCGTTCctgtccttctcctcctcctcctctgtggGCCGGGTCCCtaccctgctgctgtccacagCCACCCAG GGGTGGAGTGTGTCCTCTTCAACGAGGAGTACATGACCTGCATGTGGGGGAGCAGAGAGATGCCCTCAGTCAACTACTCCCTCTTCTACTG GTACAAGAATACATCTGACAAGGAGGTGGAGTGCAAGCACTACCTGCAGGACCAGGGTGTCAGGGTCGGCTGCCACTTCAAGCAGAATgagctcatccagttccagccttTCCATGTTCTCATCAATGCCAGCATTGGCGGCAAAACCCTGGAGATCCCCAGCAAGCGCATGTTGCTGCAGGACCTGG TGAAACCAGCGGCACCAGTCAACCTGACCATCCACAACATGAGCAACAATCAGCTGCAGCTGACCTGGGACTCCCCATACCCCAAAGGCAAGTGCCTGGAGCATGCTGTCAAGTACAAGAGCAACAAGGACACCAGCTGGACG GAGCTCTTGGTGAATGGAGATGTCTTCTCCTTACCCAGCGTGGACTATGAGAAGTCTTACACGTTCTATGTGCGCAGCAAGATCAACGAATACTGTGGCAGCACCCAGTTCTGGAGCGAGTGGAGTGTTCCTGTCATCTGGGGAAGCAACTCCACCAGCAAGG GCACGGTGGAGGAACAGCTGCACTGGTTTGGAATCCGTACAGTCTTGGTCCCCATtgcctcctgcctgctcctgctggtccTTGTCATCCTGCTGGTGCGCACAGAAAG GGTATGGGTCATCCTGATGCCCCGAATTCCCAACCCCAGCAAGAATTTTGATGAGCTGTTCATCACCCACAACGGCAATTTCCAG gAATGGGCTGGAGTCCCCAAAGATGTCATGGAGAGTTTCAAGACCAACTACAGTGAGAACATCTGCTATGTGACTGAGCTGCCACCCAAGGAAAGCCATGAGAACCTCTGGGACAGCAGCAATCATACACCACCTCCAATGCCTGGGCCCCCAGCCACCCCCAGTGAGCACAGCCCCTACCAGAACAGCTACGGGAGAGTGTGA
- the IL2RG gene encoding cytokine receptor common subunit gamma isoform X2, giving the protein MTLPGIQAGWALGSPSQPCSWGRPAAMIPAPRQRVECVLFNEEYMTCMWGSREMPSVNYSLFYWYKNTSDKEVECKHYLQDQGVRVGCHFKQNELIQFQPFHVLINASIGGKTLEIPSKRMLLQDLVKPAAPVNLTIHNMSNNQLQLTWDSPYPKGKCLEHAVKYKSNKDTSWTELLVNGDVFSLPSVDYEKSYTFYVRSKINEYCGSTQFWSEWSVPVIWGSNSTSKGTVEEQLHWFGIRTVLVPIASCLLLLVLVILLVRTERVWVILMPRIPNPSKNFDELFITHNGNFQEWAGVPKDVMESFKTNYSENICYVTELPPKESHENLWDSSNHTPPPMPGPPATPSEHSPYQNSYGRV; this is encoded by the exons ATGAcgctcccagggatccaggcGGGCTGGGCGTTGGGATCCCCATCCCAGCCATGCTCCTGGGGCAGACCAGCGGCGATGATCCCTGCACCACGGCAGC GGGTGGAGTGTGTCCTCTTCAACGAGGAGTACATGACCTGCATGTGGGGGAGCAGAGAGATGCCCTCAGTCAACTACTCCCTCTTCTACTG GTACAAGAATACATCTGACAAGGAGGTGGAGTGCAAGCACTACCTGCAGGACCAGGGTGTCAGGGTCGGCTGCCACTTCAAGCAGAATgagctcatccagttccagccttTCCATGTTCTCATCAATGCCAGCATTGGCGGCAAAACCCTGGAGATCCCCAGCAAGCGCATGTTGCTGCAGGACCTGG TGAAACCAGCGGCACCAGTCAACCTGACCATCCACAACATGAGCAACAATCAGCTGCAGCTGACCTGGGACTCCCCATACCCCAAAGGCAAGTGCCTGGAGCATGCTGTCAAGTACAAGAGCAACAAGGACACCAGCTGGACG GAGCTCTTGGTGAATGGAGATGTCTTCTCCTTACCCAGCGTGGACTATGAGAAGTCTTACACGTTCTATGTGCGCAGCAAGATCAACGAATACTGTGGCAGCACCCAGTTCTGGAGCGAGTGGAGTGTTCCTGTCATCTGGGGAAGCAACTCCACCAGCAAGG GCACGGTGGAGGAACAGCTGCACTGGTTTGGAATCCGTACAGTCTTGGTCCCCATtgcctcctgcctgctcctgctggtccTTGTCATCCTGCTGGTGCGCACAGAAAG GGTATGGGTCATCCTGATGCCCCGAATTCCCAACCCCAGCAAGAATTTTGATGAGCTGTTCATCACCCACAACGGCAATTTCCAG gAATGGGCTGGAGTCCCCAAAGATGTCATGGAGAGTTTCAAGACCAACTACAGTGAGAACATCTGCTATGTGACTGAGCTGCCACCCAAGGAAAGCCATGAGAACCTCTGGGACAGCAGCAATCATACACCACCTCCAATGCCTGGGCCCCCAGCCACCCCCAGTGAGCACAGCCCCTACCAGAACAGCTACGGGAGAGTGTGA